The Glycine soja cultivar W05 chromosome 9, ASM419377v2, whole genome shotgun sequence sequence GAgaacataaataaaaagtaacgGGGATGAGCTTCTCTTTCAATAATGACCCCCCTCCATTAAATAAACCTTTCCACCCCACCATGCAATTAATTACGTAATTACGTACAACGTATAATCCAACCAAAAATTGGAAACAAGCCCATACTCTTCTCAACTGCCTTAGAGAGGTATACCACGTTCCCCTCTGCATATATTGTTATAAGCAATATCCCCATCCAGCAATTCCAATCCGTTGTTCTCTATCATCCACAATCAGAAATCTATGGTATTCTTCAAATAATTAAGAacgataactttttatttttattattattattattattatcatcaaaacaatATAATGTCATAATTAATGTCTTCTCTGGAAGTGGATATCCAAAGGAACTTTCATTGTTATCGGCAAATTTAGCCGATGATGGAATATTTCgtcttaataatatattaattatccaaaaaaaatatagatttattGAAGTAATTCACCgtttaataatttgttattaatgTCAAGATGCATGCAgcacttttgttttcttattataaaaatgaaagtatAGCTTAAATAACGAGGCATGGGCCTTGGGAAAtccattttaattagtttatattagcatatttgattttatatgtaaaaataagtaattgaaaaaaatagacGAGAGCAAAATACAAGTTGGGTTCACATAGAAGATGTTTGTAACTTTAATCCAATTTCTATGTTTGTAATCTTAAactaatacatatttttaattatttgtaaattCAGGAAATTGGATTTATAAgggttgaaaaataaaactaaggaCTTTctctttagaaattcaaatgtccaATCACGAAGTCTCCTCTTAAATTTACAGATGGAGCTTCTCTacgagaaatataaaaaaatttcttgcagaaaaacttttaaaagttCTCAAAAATATTTCTAGTATTCTATTCCATTAAACAGGCTAACATACAAGTAAAGGAGAAGGGAGAAGTAAATCAAAGACATATATAGCATAAAATCTGCAGCTGGTATGAGAAGAGAAATTTACTGGGAAATCAAAACTGGAAGGCTACATGTTTTTAGTTCTGGAATTGGTGTGGATATTATACTCAGATTCAGTATTCTGtcacttctttcctttttacaATATATCAGAACCCTTTTTTGGATGTTATAACAGGTTATGATACATTGATATATCAGACATGTATGTGGGTTGGGGGCATCCCTTGCACcccatatttttaatattaattttgatttttctgctGATAAAAGAAAAACGAAGTCTCCTTTTAAAAACCCTAGCAATCGTGGGACCCATGCAACTGAGCTATCAAACGCATATTGCACTCCTCATCGCCTACACTCGTAGAAatttctcttttccctttgGAAAATGTTGATTGTATATAATGGAAGGAAGAGAGtaattaacaaagaaaaaatcaagaaaactgTAAAAAATAGACGTATATAAATGacataatatatacaaataaagagagaaatcgaaaagaaaaaaacccaTGAAAAATAAGTCAAATACGGAAGCAACTCGAGCAGAGGTTCCGTTCCGGAATGAACCCGCCACGTCTCTCTTGAATGAATAGTAGGGTAATTACAAGCAAATACAAAAACCTAGGTCAACCCGGGGTTGCCTATAAAGCCACCCATTTACTTGTTCTGGTCATTCAATTCATTGCTACCCTTCAttcatttctctcttctcttcaaGCTCACACATTAgtgataattcttttttttttttcttctcccatCACAATGGATGCCTCAAAAGATTCTCCTAATGAAAGTTCCACCAAGCCAACTACTTCAAAAGGGCCTCAGAAGCTAACTAACCTCAAGGTTAGCCGTAGTATTACAATCAAAGACGTTTTTCATTCAGATCTTTATAAGCCTCCAAAGGTTTAATTCCAATAGCTCCTCAACGCTTAAGGGAACAAAATTACGACCATTCAGCAAGTCTTTAGCCGCAGACCAGGAGGGAATATCTCCACACCTAAGTCCTCTTGTTGTTAAGAACAATAAATGTATGTTTGTGCGTGTTTGAAGTCTTTGGTCTCAATTACTTTCTATTCTGATGTtgctaattttgtttttggagtGTCACAAAAATGATGACGTGTTTGCACCTTATCAATATAAAGATGGGTTTGAGGACAAGAccatctttatattttaatgccTCAAATCACGACAAGGCTTCCATGTGAAACCACCAACAATACAAAGACGAGTCTTATCGTAAGACTGTCTTTGTATCCTAATGACAAAAATATGATGTGTTTACACCTTAACAATACAAAGACGAGTCTATGGACAAGACCGTCTTTGTATTTTAAATCATCAAATCACGTGAAACTACTAACAATACAAAGACGGCCTCACCACACTACCATTTTTGTATAGTCGTCGGTCCACTCATGTGTTTGTCACGTGTAACCATTAACGATACAAAGACGGTTTTCACCACAATACCGTCTTTGTAAGTTAGTCATGTAAATACAAATTGCCACACGAATTGCATGTCTACGATGGTTATTAGTGACAAACGACATCGTTCTCATGCTCTTGATTACGAACATGTCACTGTCTCACATTTTAAGACAATTGTTTGCAACCATCGTTGAATCCCCGACGTAGAATGctgcttttgtagtagtgtcaaGTGATTTTGTTTAAGAGGAATATGTGGGTGTTTGAAATATTTGGTTTCAGTTATGTATTTGTGCTGCTTAATTTGTTTTCGTAGTGTCAAGTGCTTTTGTTTAAGAATAAGAACAGCATCCTTTGTTTCGGTTATTTTTCATTCTAAagctttcttaatttttttgttttgtttttggggCGTCAGGGCTATTATTTCCAAAAGGGAGCTGTGTAAACAAAGAATCTTTTACATATAAACAACCGTCTATCCTTGATATTGTCTCTCTTTTTCATATGGCGATCAAGAGGAAAAGATCAACACATATTGTacaagttttttgttttcaaaagtaAATGAAAGTTTATTAAAAAGATGATCGAGTACaagatcttataaaaaaaaaatgagtacaTGCAAGTGATACTCAACGCATGCAAAAGATTGATACAGATATataaacaattcaaaataaacctcCGACATAATAAAAGTTAAGTAGCAAACCCCATAATAACCCTTCTACAAGCCAAAAAATCTATAGTATTATCCCTTTATCAACAGACCAAATGCAAATCAAGTTATAAAAGGTACAGGAAATTAAAAAGACTATATCTACGTACAGAGATCAAAGTTGCAATGTTACTGAAATAACCTCCCCACCATTAATAACATCCGCTAATATTTCACTCCTCTGAAGTACTTACAAGAAAGTGCAATGTAAAATAGGACTAAATAGTCTCGTAACATTCAAAGGAAAacaacaagaaaccaaagataAAGGTGTGCCAAAAACTTTAAATCAAATGCACCAAGAGGAGTCCGATCGATCTTAGCAACAATGCAGATAGGTTAGAAGAGAACCAATAGCAATACTTGTAATTGTTAGTAGTAAACCAAGAGCTAAGGATTCAGAAATTTTAAGTTAGGAGAACAATAAATACCCATGtaaatttacaatatttttattgtaaattaatttttttcattgtattttaaattataaaaacgatttataattatacatctatattaatatactaaaaaattaaaaagtttgtgGGAACAGCTGCACGTACTAAACTTGTATATAAAGATTTGTCACAGGGAACCAACACAGAATTTCAATGCCATCAAAATATTCCAACACATTATATGGCGCAAGTCTCATAATTAAGAGTTCAACTCTATGGACCTTTTGCAAGACAACCAAAGATCAGTACACACTAAATGCGAATCTTGCCTAACCCAGAAACCCTAAATTAAGCCACACTACCAATTTTAGGAGTAagataataaactaataatattaaaaaagcgAAATAAACTTCCCCGCAATTTTATTCCCTTTCGTGATCTCTTTTTCACCTTTAGTTTTCCTCCTTCACACTGTGTTAATTAAGAAAGTGGAGACATTTAGTTAATGTTCTTGTTGTAAGAGATTTGAGGGCAATTTCTCGCTGTTGCGTAAGAGAATTTTTTACTGTCAACTGAAACTCATGATCTAATTTAATATATGCGATTTTCAACTGATTCAAAGTATTCTAAAAAATGCTCATATACTCTGTCATTGAATCCCCTTCTGCGTGTTTCATATTCACACAGTTTATAAAACACTTCTTGTTATCATAAtttctatcataataacaaattaatctCCAATTTTAGTTTATGACCTTGTCAATTATctatttgaaaaataagtatgacagtgaatcaaagaacaatatgttattaaaaccaaaattgaTCATATGATAGATTGAATCTTCAACATCTATATTTATTCCCAACTTCAGGGTACCATGAATCTGTACTATTGTGCCTTGAGACTAGAAAATGATGGTTATATATTTGATAGTcttatttacttatatattgcaaaatgaaatttaaaaatcaatctttaacatattttcattaggatttcaaattttaaaaagaagtaCACATTCATTATAACTAATATAATGAAAAAGAAGTTTTAATTACACTTTTTAACTGTACTTTGTACATCAGGATATACGAAAGAATTAGTTTAGTTTACTATGAAATAATACAATTATACCTACATTAATTGGAGAAAGCAAGATTAAATTTGCTCGCTCCTGCTAATGAGATCTAAGATTGCAATTGCTTTCCTCTGTGCTCTATTTGTTCCATTTTGTTTTATCTCCATTAAATACTCATACACTCCAAACTGAAGTGCTGCCAATGTAAAGGATGAATTACTTGAGCACAACTCAAGAAGAACAGATGCTGCACATTCCTTGTTCTTTGGACTCCCTTCTCTCATGAAGTCAACAAGGGTTTCGATGAAACTAAGTTGTCCAATCTCTTGTCTTGCTTCTGAATTTGATACAAGGAGTAACAAAATGGAGAGTGCCTCATCAATCATGCCTAAGTTTGTGTCCTTGAGCAATTGAAGCAAAGGTGTCACAATGCCAGCTCTAATGGCCCTACCTTTATTTGCATGGTTGATACATAAGTTAAAAAGGGCTGTAACAGCATCTTTCTTCCCTCTAATTGTTCCATTCCTCAACAAATCCACCAAAGGGGGGAATCCATTTGATTGACCAACAATCTCTTTAATCTCATCAAGCATTGACAAGCTGAATAAAGCTGCTGCTGAGTTCTCCTTAGCCACACAACTCCCATTCTCCAACACTTCTATGATAGCTGGAATGGCACCTTCTGTGGATATAAGACTCTTGTTACCCTCatcaattgataaatttaaaagtgCTGTCACAGCATGTTCTTGTATTTTTGAATCTGGATATGACAAGAGTTGCACTAGTGGTGGTATTCCTCCATGATCAGCAACCAAAACCCTGTTCTCAGGATTTTCCTTTGATAGCATACGTATCTTCTCCACTGCTTTTCTCTGCTCTTCTAAATGAATAGATGATAGGCTCTCAACCAAGGCTGGAATTTCCTCTTTGCTGTCTATAGGACAGCTTTCTTTACCTGAAGAATTGTATTTTTTAGGGAGTTTGAAGTTGTTGTTCTCACACCATTCTTCAATCAAGCTTTTCAAGGCACAGTTTGGTGCCAATGACAAGTGTTCCAAAGGTTGCCTTGTCTTGGGGCATGTGTTATGGTTGGATTGGAACCACTTCTCTATGCTTTCCCTTTCATATGTCTTTGATGATAAGAGAAAAGTTGTCAGTGtcatacagaaaaaaaaaaagtcatcatATTTCTTCATTGAACTCAATCTACCAAACACTCGCGGTTAAAACAACATGCAGGATGCCTTTTCAATTAAGTGCctgtttggttaagtttattttaaagaattttttcttcaaacattAGTCTTCTTAAATTTTGGGTTTGTCCCAACTTAACCATAAAGTTGGCTTATTAGCTTGAGGTGAGAATTGTCCAAGCCATTGTAAGTTCTTTAGAATATCTATAATTGATGTGTGATAAGATATTGTTCTATTCCTCTCAAGAAGAGTGTTAGCAAGACACTATTTAATAAATTCTTTCTAACATATTCTCTTctattagttataatttattgaaaactacaaaTTTACAAGTGAGACTCATGAAATAAGAAGTGTGactaataaaattttgtgattttcaataaattttgactaatGATAGGTGGCCAAACAAAATCCATTCAAGAACAATATGTGATTACCTGCCCACTTGTTACAATAACAGGATCTGTCATGATTTCTAGTGTAATTGGGCAGAGAAACTCATGAGGGATGACCAAAGAGGTGCACCTCTCAAGCATCTTGGACACGACAGGATCATCAAGGACGCTGGTTTCTTCCATGCCTGCaattcgtttgaatttgttgagaAGGTCAATTATTTTCTGAGTACTCTCAGTCTGTTGCCCTTTTCTTTCTGCAGCAAGGTTCCTAATAGCCAATGTTTCTATATTGAGATCCTCAACACTATGAAGCTCCAATTTTTTAGCCAACCTCTCAATGATAGCACTATCAGCATTTCTGTCATCATCATCAGAGAACACCACCATCATATCCATTGCAAGTTCTATGTCCTGCGTATCAGTTCTTCTCCTGGCTCGCCTGAGTTGCACGTGCATTAGGTCAAGCTGAAGCACACAGTATAAGATTACCTCAAGATCAATGATTGAAGATACATAAATGAAGGTATAGTGTGAACAAGAATTCATACTCCACAGCCACAAAGAAGAACAAATTAATCATCACCAATGGCTAATTAAAGATCCCAGTAAGGAAATCAaaagagaaattattatatggtCTTAGACCACTTTGAAACTATGGTCCATTCAATTTTCACGTGACACAAATGAGTTTTTCAGCTTACGAAGAAGAgcaaataaaactaaattatgTGTCAGATTAACTGAGACTATGGTAGTTTGGAATAAGTAATAATTTCTCGAATGAAAGACTAGGGAATTTCTTTCAACATTTTAAACTATGATATaccaaagccaacaaaaaatcaggGTTACACGGGCATGATTATATTTATTCGTAGCAAATAGACAACCACAGCTACAAAAGGAAAACACTACTGAGCCTGGAAGCTACATTACTATATCTGCCTGGAATGCAtccaaatttatatattaagaaCACGATTAAGAAATTATGCAAATGTGTCAATGTGCATAATAAAGATCGCGTCCACCAATCCAACGTTGCATTGTTCATCATCATTTTGTCCACAAAATGCATTTTCATTCACATAATTATGTTTTGGGCTGAGAAAACAGAGAGGCAACAACATTGGGGCTTTCACTGTTCAACAAAATACGGCATCGTGTTTTCCTTCTACGTTACATACTTACATGTATTTACACAAAAACACATTACTTTCATCTATACCATTCgcaatttgaaagaaagaattattcaacatcatataaacaaaactcACGAGATCACATAATTGCTTTTCAtaaatctatctatatatatatatataaaccttaaaattcatttccaaaaaacaagaaaaaatcacTTTTCATACCTGTTCTTTGACTTCATCTGAGATACCCAATTCATCAAAAGGCACACCATCAAACGCTTGGCTTAATTTTTCATACACTTTCCGAAACGTGATCATAACTGCCTCGGTCTCCAAAGACTGaaccagaaaagaaaaaaaacaccccATTTGTCAAAACTCGCTAGAATCCACCTCTTGTGAATAAATAAATGCTCAACATTAGTTTTACATCTTCAACACCCACCAAACCCTTTAGCCAGAAAAAACAACGCATGCATAAACATTCTTAAATTATGTCAAGGACAAACTTCTAGCGAAAAGGTCAAATGTTAATAACTCTTATGTCAAACATACTTAAATTACATCAAATAATAACTTAGTTTCATTTCatatcaaggttttaaattactGTCTCACTTATAATTTTGTTGCATTCTTTGATATTACGGAAATCACAGACAAAATACAACTAAAGTGCCCACAATTCTAATTGCATTAACCTTAACGTTACAATTATATTGGAATATGGATggactattttttaaaaccttatttCACATAAAATAATAGCCCTTATGGATTAAAAAGCTGAAAACACACACCATGACATTTGAAAAGACCCATAGTTTGTGTGATTTTAGATAAACGTGGAAGGAAGGAATATTACGAGGTGAATCTTGCTTCCTTGGCTGCATAGTTTCAACAAATCCTTGGCGAGCAAGAGTGCGTCCTTGAGTTTGGTTAACCAAGCGACGCCAATTTCGGGGAAGGGTTGTGGGAGGTCACGAAGCTCTTCCAAGAGCGGCAACATGAGCTTGAAACGGCGCACGAGGTTGTGGCTTTCCTTCCTCTGCGTCCTCCGGTAGTCGCCGAATTGAACCACCGATTCGATGACCTGTTGGATCTCCTCCACCAGGTCATTTTTCTCGTCGGACGAGGACTCGTTTCCCACGACTCTCTCTTCCTCCGTCCTCGCCATCTCCTTCTTCTCTGCCCTCACCTTACCTACGTACGTGCTTATGCAAAGCCATGCACGCACGTCCCTAAGTAATAGCTAGAAAATATTGTTAACAAAACAAGGAAAGTGAGTTAAGAAAACCATGctgacaatgtttttttttttatgtatctaACTGTTTAATTAGTATTGGTTTTCATGGGATTGGTTGATGATATGATTGTTAATTAGTTCCATTCCCACATTGTCCTGCTTTTGGGGCTTGCCCGTATATTTCGGGATTCAATCATCTCACGTAAGGGAAATATTATGgggaaaaaacaaatttaatatttttgtataaaaaaacagGGAGATGGGCTTGGAGGACTTATATATTGGGGTGGGGAACTTGACCCAACTCAAGTGCTTGGTTGCTTTAATctcttaataattttgaaaaaatatcaattaaacttaaataatttaattgattaatttaagttaaaaaattaactaattgagtataataaaatataatagaattaACTAATTGATTCCAACACGAAGGAATTCAGTCCAAAATAAAGGATTTGGTTTTTTAACGTTAATTTCTCGCAAGGAATCGATTCCCCATCTTTGAAAGAATTGATTTCCACACGCAGGAATTCATTCCCAAAGGATAGAAATCATATTGCGAAAAAGATTTGATTTAAAacctacacacacacacacacacacacacacacatatatatatatatatatatatatatatatatatctttgaaAAATAGAAAGCTTTTCTTAATTTACTTAAATTCTATcactatttttttcaattttgttttattgtttatatttacatattttcaAGTCTCCTATATATATAAACGTGTGAGTCTAGCTAATTGCTTCCTTATATAGGCCTTCATTCTAAATGCATATGGTTTATTCTCTTgtgcttttaaattttaatattaattgaatAGTTTAACAATTTGTAACTGAAtagaaaaaatcaattttaaatatatatgttttatctacaaaattcaaatattttaactgAACTTCTTATCTCGTCCaatctatcatttttaatattttttttaatatcttcagTTTAACTTGAAGATAAGATATAATCTAGCGCATTAGGGTCGATCAGTTTAGTGGTAAGTTAGAATAAAAGCATGATATCGtggttgttaaaaaaataaataaataaaagatcaaaatttaattgatttcaattttttttactggatataaaaaatcttatttatttcaaaagtttAACAGACTTAAACTATTACCCCAACTACCATGAAAGAGGTAATTAAACCCCTGATCATATATTAACATTGGATAAGATCTCCATATGTCAAGAGATAAATCTAAATCTCCTAGTCTCAAACAAATTAAGTGCAGCAGAGGTGCCTTTTGTTGTGTTCTGTTTACAATTCTTATTATCCCACATCAAACCATAAATCCTAATTCATCAAAGAGCTCTTTTTCAGTTTAGCCAACAAAATCACACGCCCTCAGCGTCTCTGTTTCTCTCTCTGCCGCTACTTATTCGTGGGGTTCTTCttccttgcatttttattttattatcttggTGTGAATATTCACTCAAACCCATGAAACCATTCATGTGCACcatgaacaacaacaacctcaaagATTCAGAAAACTTCCACAACTCTTCATGGACCATAGCAAAACTAATGacttccttcttcctcttaaTCTCCATCTCCTACCTCTTCTACTCCCTTGGATTCATCACACATTCATATGATTGCCCTCAAAAAAAGCCTTACCCTTTTCCCACCACCACTCACTTTTCCAATAAGACTGCTCCTCCCCCATCTCAACACACCAACAAAACAACAACCTTTGAGGAGAAAAAAACCATCATTTCCCACATAGTATTTGGCATAGCATCCTCATCAAGGCTATGGAACCATAGAAAAGAGTACATCAAACTATGGTGGAGGCCAAACGAAACAAGGGGAAACGTGTGGCTAGACCAAGAAGTGAAAAGTGAACCTAGTGAGGAGCACCTTCTACCAACATTGAGAATATCCAGTGATGTCTCAAAGTTCAAGGTCAAGAATCCACAGGGGGACAGGTTGGGGGTTCGAATCTCTCGAATAGTGTCAGAGACAGTGAGGCTAGGGATGGAGAAGAATAACAACAATGTGAGGTGGTTTGTGATGGGGGATGATGACACTTTCTTTGTGACTGAGAATTTGGTGAAGGTGTTGCAAAAATATGATcacaatcaattttattatatagggACAAATTCAGAGAGCCACTtgcaaaatattcatttttcttataacaTGGCTTATGGAGGTGGAGGGTTTGCAATTAGTTACCCTTTGGCAGTGGCATTGGAGAGAATGCAGGATAAGTGCCTTCAGAGGTACCCTGCATTGTTTGGCTCAGATGATAGGATCCAGGCTTGTATGGCAGAGCTTGGTGTCCCTCTCACTAAGGAGATTGGCTTTCACCAGGTTagtgaattttctctttttgcatGCTTTGTGATTTGTGAATGTGTCACTGATTCTGTTGGATTCCTGAGAAATTGCTCAGTTTATTTATCTTAGAAAActattcttttagtttttttttttttatataatcaaatccaatccaagaaaatgaatatatatatatatatatatatatgcatttagTGTTTTCTTTTAGCATTAATTAAGTAGGTCTTCTGCTGCTTGAATTTGGTCAACAGTATATGATTGAGATGGAGGTAAGTGCACCCAAAAAAGGACAGATGAGAAAAGTTGGTGATTGATGATTCATATGGTTCATTTTCTTTAATGGGCAATATTTACATTGTTCTTTTAGGTTTGTtccttaatcaaaattataaaactaattttgattaaaaaaacaatactaAAAATATCTATAGAATTACGTTTAAGGTTTatcctaatttaaaaaatttggagATCTAATGTGCTATTGGAAGAAAATGGAggagaggagaagaaaaaagtgagatttttattgaatattgtttttatttggcTGAAAATTttggaagacaaaaaaaaaaaaaaacaagagcgAAAATCTTTTTCAGTCGATTTTGGCTCAGGAAAGTTGGGAAAAATTAGAGGAGGGGAAATTACACTATCTTAAtagttatatttaaatatataaatttgtttactTTATCGAATAAGTTGTTATCCCTTATCTTTATAACAGCGTTAAGTTATCCACTTGGTCCATAACTTCTCCAAATGGATTatgttttttggtttattttgtttaatttttttttgtttcttgaaatTTATTTGAAGAGATAatgcaataataaaataaagcttatagataattataaaataatgtgcAAACATCGCATTGACGTAACTAACTAAATACTTTGCATTTTGCAATGTATAACAGAATAGACGCTTAcctccaataaaaaaaagtgtttcgtGTATGAATTTTCACTGGTAATCtctatgaattattataatatattgaaaataatctCTATGAAATATGGATATTTGTATGatgaataattattaattacttgttCCAGGCCATAAATGacataaaaacagaaaagacaATATTCATTGGTGGCACACACTAAATACAATATTTTGCTTTCATGTTTGAGGCGAAAATCTGTCTGTTTTttaggaaatttatttttattcctcaAGATGCCTTGGAAATGCTCCAGTAACCCAATGCCTCTTGGCTTTCTCtatcaaaccaaaccaaaaccaCCACTGATATTGTCATCTGCACCTCCCACGATCCTAAAAAGCAATTATGAAACGTTGTTGCTTTCTCCAGCTTTTCTTTCTGATTTATTttcgaaaaattaattttgcatttaACATAAGCTTTTAAGAACCTCTAATGCATGCGTAGCCTCCACGTGTAATGCACGTGGCCAATTTATTACCTAAGCTCTGCATAGGTGTCCAAACATAATTCATGACACGATATTTTCTCTATAATGTcacatacaatatatataaaacctCTATGATCGATTCTTGTTGGTCACTAACGTTGTTATATGCCAGATGGCATGCATCTAAGCTGCGACATCTGTTACATAATTTTGGCATCCTATTCATTCATACTTgtaagaaaatgataattacACTCACACCCTTTATTTGATACGTTCTCGCTCTATATTT is a genomic window containing:
- the LOC114368542 gene encoding U-box domain-containing protein 15-like — encoded protein: MHVQLRRARRRTDTQDIELAMDMMVVFSDDDDRNADSAIIERLAKKLELHSVEDLNIETLAIRNLAAERKGQQTESTQKIIDLLNKFKRIAGMEETSVLDDPVVSKMLERCTSLVIPHEFLCPITLEIMTDPVIVTSGQTYERESIEKWFQSNHNTCPKTRQPLEHLSLAPNCALKSLIEEWCENNNFKLPKKYNSSGKESCPIDSKEEIPALVESLSSIHLEEQRKAVEKIRMLSKENPENRVLVADHGGIPPLVQLLSYPDSKIQEHAVTALLNLSIDEGNKSLISTEGAIPAIIEVLENGSCVAKENSAAALFSLSMLDEIKEIVGQSNGFPPLVDLLRNGTIRGKKDAVTALFNLCINHANKGRAIRAGIVTPLLQLLKDTNLGMIDEALSILLLLVSNSEARQEIGQLSFIETLVDFMREGSPKNKECAASVLLELCSSNSSFTLAALQFGVYEYLMEIKQNGTNRAQRKAIAILDLISRSEQI
- the LOC114368544 gene encoding U-box domain-containing protein 13-like, with amino-acid sequence MARTEEERVVGNESSSDEKNDLVEEIQQVIESVVQFGDYRRTQRKESHNLVRRFKLMLPLLEELRDLPQPFPEIGVAWLTKLKDALLLAKDLLKLCSQGSKIHLSLETEAVMITFRKVYEKLSQAFDGVPFDELGISDEVKEQADIVM
- the LOC114425200 gene encoding uncharacterized protein LOC114425200, translating into MKPFMCTMNNNNLKDSENFHNSSWTIAKLMTSFFLLISISYLFYSLGFITHSYDCPQKKPYPFPTTTHFSNKTAPPPSQHTNKTTTFEEKKTIISHIVFGIASSSRLWNHRKEYIKLWWRPNETRGNVWLDQEVKSEPSEEHLLPTLRISSDVSKFKVKNPQGDRLGVRISRIVSETVRLGMEKNNNNVRWFVMGDDDTFFVTENLVKVLQKYDHNQFYYIGTNSESHLQNIHFSYNMAYGGGGFAISYPLAVALERMQDKCLQRYPALFGSDDRIQACMAELGVPLTKEIGFHQFDVYGNVFGLLAAHPITPLVSMHHLDVVEPIFPNVDRVEALKRLIGPMKLDSYGLMQQSICYDKARHWTISVSWGYAVQIFRGIFLARDMEIPARTFLNWYRRGDYTSFPFNTRPFSRNSCQKPFVFYLSNATFGGVGDETMSEYIRVQPNPDCKWKMPDPTQIQVIKVHKKPDPHLWDKSPRRNCCRVQPSKKDGTLVIDVGECRKDEFAHE